A stretch of the Oncorhynchus mykiss isolate Arlee unplaced genomic scaffold, USDA_OmykA_1.1 un_scaffold_415, whole genome shotgun sequence genome encodes the following:
- the LOC118956098 gene encoding histone H2B, which produces MPEPAKSAPKKGSKKAVTKTAGKGGKKRRKSRKESYAIYVYKVLKQVHPDTGISSKAMGIMNSFVNDIFERIAGESSRLAHYNKRSTITSREIQTAVRLLLPGELAKHAVSEGTKAVTKYTSSK; this is translated from the coding sequence ATGCCCGAGCCAGCAAAGTCCGCGCCCAAGAAGGGCTCCAAGAAAGCCGTCACCAAGACCGCAGGGAAAGGCGGCAAGAAACGCCGAAAGTCGAGGAAGGAGAGCTACGCCATTTACGTGTACAAAGTCCTGAAGCAGGTCCACCCCGATACCGGCATCTCCTCCAAGGCCATGGGAATCATGAACTCGTTCGTGAACGACATCTTCGAGCGTATCGCCGGAGAGTCGTCTCGCCTGGCCCACTACAACAAGCGTTCCACCATCACCTCCAGGGAGATCCAGACCGCAGTGCGCCTGCTGCTCCCCGGAGAGCTGGCCAAGCACGCAGTGTCCGAGGGCACCAAGGCCGTGACCAAGTACACCAGCTCCAAGTAA
- the LOC118956088 gene encoding histone H2A, whose protein sequence is MSGRGKTGGKARAKAKTRSSRAGLQFPVGRVHRLLRKGNYAERVGAGAPVYLAAVLEYLTAEILELAGNAARDNKKTRIIPRHLQLAVRNDEELNKLLGGVTIAQGGVLPNIQAVLLPKKTEKAVKAK, encoded by the coding sequence ATGAGCGGAAGAGGCAAAACCGGAGGCAAGGCCAGGGCGAAGGCAAAGACACGTTCATCCCGTGCCGGGCTCCAGTTCCCCGTGGGCCGTGTGCACAGGCTGCTGCGTAAAGGCAACTACGCCGAGCGTGTGGGCGCTGGCGCACCAGTGTACCTGGCCGCAGTGCTCGAGTACCTGACTGCTGAGATCCTGGAGTTGGCCGGAAACGCTGCCCGTGACAACAAGAAGACTCGTATCATCCCCCGTCACCTGCAGCTGGCAGTCCGTAACGACGAGGAGCTGAACAAACTGCTTGGCGGCGTGACCATCGCGCAGGGTGGTGTTCTGCCCAACATCCAGGCAGTGCTGCTCCCCAAGAAGACTGAGAAGGCCGTCAAAGCCAAGTAA
- the LOC118956093 gene encoding histone H1, with the protein MAEVAPAPAAAAPAKAPKKKAAAKPKKAGPSVGELIVKAVSASKERSGVSLAALKKSLAAGGYDVEKNNSRVKIAVKSLVTKGTLVQTKGTGASGSFKLNKKAVEAKKPAKKAAAPKAKKVAAKKPAAAKKPKKVAAKKAVAAKKSPKKAKKPATPKKAAKSPKKVKKPAAAAKKAAKSPKKATKAAKPKAAKPKAAKAKKAAPKKK; encoded by the coding sequence ATGGCAGAAGTCGCACCAGCACCCGCCGCCGCCGCGCCGGCCAAGGCACCCAAGAAGAAGGCAGCAGCCAAGCCCAAGAAAGCGGGACCCAGCGTAGGCGAGCTCATCGTCAAGGCGGTGTCCGCCTCCAAGGAGAGGAGCGGCGTGTCCCTGGCCGCGCTCAAGAAGTCTCTGGCGGCAGGCGGCTACGACGTGGAGAAGAACAACTCCCGTGTCAAGATCGCCGTCAAGAGCCTCGTCACCAAGGGCACCCTGGTCCAGACTAAGGGCACCGGTGCTTCCGGCTCCTTCAAGCTCAACAAGAAGGCCGTCGAGGCAAAGAAGCCCGCCAAGAAAGCCGCAGCCCCCAAAGCTAAGAAGGTGGCCGCCAAGAAGCCCGCCGCCGCCAAGAAGCCCAAGAAGGTAGCAGCCAAGAAGGCCGTGGCCGCAAAGAAGTCCCCCAAGAAGGCCAAGAAGCCCGCTACACCCAAAAAGGCCGCCAAGAGCCCAAAGAAGGTGAAGAAGCCCGCCGCAGCGGCCAAGAAAGCGGCCAAGAGCCCCAAGAAGGCTACCAAGGCAGCGAAGCCCAAAGCCGCCAAGCCCAAGGCGGCCAAGGCCAAGAAGGCAGCCCCCAAGAAGAAGTAA
- the LOC118956086 gene encoding histone H3-like — protein MSRRRCRLYKLHIGILRLYSDCERRKLASAMARTKQTARKSTGGKAPRKQLATKAARKSAPATGGVKKPHRYRPGTVALREIRRYQKSTELLIRKLPFQRLVREIAQDFKTDLRFQSSAVMALQEASEAYLVGLFEDTNLCAIHAKRVTIMPKDIQLARRIRGERA, from the coding sequence atgagcagaCGCCGCTGCCGGCTTTATAAACTTCACATAGGCATTTTGAGGCTATACTCCGACTGTGAAAGAAGGAAGCTAGCTAGCGCCATGGCCAGAACCAAGCAAACCGCTCGCAAATCCACCGGTGGCAAAGCACCCAGGAAGCAGCTCGCCACCAAGGCTGCGCGCAAGAGCGCCCCGGCCACCGGCGGCGTGAAGAAGCCTCACCGTTACAGGCCCGGCACCGTGGCTCTTAGAGAGATCCGTCGTTACCagaagtccactgagctgctgatccgcaaactgcctttccagcgcctggtgcgagaaattgcccaggactttaagaccgacctgcgcttccagagttccgcagtgatggccctgcaggaggcaagcgaggcttacctggtcggcctgttcgaggacaccaacctgtgcgccatccacgccaagagggtgaccatcatgcccaaggacatccagctggcccgtcgtattcgcggagagcgcgcataa